One window of the Candidatus Chryseobacterium colombiense genome contains the following:
- a CDS encoding glycosyltransferase family 2 protein: MQDLAIIILNYNSFDDTSREVNKLLDEGYFEKSIYIVDNNSDDKDKIAEFCLQKKINHIISNKNGGYAYGNNLAIKHAISDGKKYFLLLNPDIDINISSIEGLYNDLQNQPEVGVIGPRICYRNNSGKIYSDGGLLFPERGFMGGHVNFNIDASEAQMPPYNYEIDYVDGSAIMFRKEVLDDIGFMNERFFMYYEESEWCLRIKRKAKWKLAVNTTILAFNTYSDKGSFYEYYMTRNRFWLCRMYNGNVKFVRKERWRLAKNAFKNKQFSLAKAYFKGIYNGLYSKL; the protein is encoded by the coding sequence ATGCAAGATTTAGCAATTATTATTTTAAATTATAATTCTTTTGATGATACTTCTCGTGAAGTAAATAAGTTATTAGATGAAGGCTACTTTGAAAAATCCATTTATATTGTAGATAACAATTCTGATGATAAGGATAAAATTGCAGAGTTCTGCCTGCAAAAAAAAATCAACCATATTATAAGTAATAAAAACGGAGGTTATGCTTATGGTAATAATCTGGCTATTAAACACGCTATAAGTGATGGAAAAAAATATTTCCTGCTCCTGAATCCTGATATCGACATCAACATTTCTTCCATTGAAGGTTTATATAATGATCTACAGAATCAACCCGAAGTAGGAGTTATTGGTCCGAGAATATGCTACAGAAACAATTCAGGCAAAATTTATTCTGATGGCGGCTTACTGTTTCCCGAAAGAGGATTTATGGGAGGACATGTGAATTTTAATATTGATGCATCAGAGGCACAAATGCCGCCATACAATTATGAAATTGATTATGTGGACGGGAGTGCTATTATGTTCAGAAAAGAAGTTTTGGATGATATTGGATTTATGAATGAAAGATTTTTCATGTATTATGAAGAATCGGAATGGTGTCTTAGGATCAAAAGAAAGGCCAAGTGGAAATTAGCAGTAAATACCACTATTTTGGCTTTTAATACTTATAGTGATAAAGGAAGTTTCTATGAATATTATATGACGAGGAACCGATTTTGGCTTTGCAGAATGTATAATGGCAATGTGAAATTTGTAAGAAAAGAACGCTGGAGGCTTGCTAAGAATGCTTTTAAAAACAAACAGTTCTCATTGGCAAAAGCATATTTTAAAGGAATATATAATGGACTTTATTCAAAATTATAA
- a CDS encoding glycosyltransferase family 4 protein produces the protein MINFSDKKLLFFFPENPFAKRAGNVLRCHTNLMQLKSLGLHIDLVGIEDYYKSFGDSYDSIDKNIIDDVLILKSHPAKNKLSSAHWKHKFLRKYGKKYNNSPFHTQYFQDTFNAFVEKKKYDYVIINYEGWTNLIRNTDLKGAKTIVDTHDWITLNEFYSNKNLDLVGKKFGEEIVNLSFYDRVVTISNDEYSVFKNFLGDKVVNIPPSFPENFENKNLEKKYDLIFVGSDNPFNIEAINWFIDKVLPHISNTISICIIGRVCKHVPDRENIEKVFFADDLKDYYSRSKIAICPMLRGTGIKIKVVEALSFGLPVVGTEKAIDGFSRKTGNGCLATDDEKIFADMIKNLLNNPSDYEKQKQEGIDFFKNNFSEKKSIELWRSALIF, from the coding sequence ATGATAAACTTTTCCGATAAAAAATTACTCTTCTTTTTTCCAGAAAATCCATTTGCCAAACGTGCCGGAAATGTTTTACGCTGCCATACGAATCTTATGCAGCTAAAATCGTTAGGTTTACATATAGATCTTGTAGGTATAGAAGATTATTATAAAAGTTTCGGAGATTCTTATGATAGTATTGATAAAAATATCATTGATGATGTTCTTATTCTGAAAAGCCATCCAGCTAAAAATAAATTATCTTCAGCGCACTGGAAACATAAATTCTTAAGAAAATATGGCAAAAAATATAATAACAGTCCTTTTCATACGCAATATTTTCAAGATACTTTTAATGCTTTTGTTGAAAAGAAAAAGTATGATTATGTTATCATTAATTATGAAGGATGGACGAATCTGATCAGAAATACAGATTTAAAAGGAGCAAAAACAATTGTCGACACCCATGACTGGATAACTTTAAATGAATTTTATTCCAATAAAAATCTAGATCTTGTCGGTAAGAAATTCGGAGAAGAAATTGTTAATTTATCTTTTTATGATAGAGTTGTCACTATCTCGAACGACGAATATTCTGTTTTTAAAAACTTTTTAGGAGATAAAGTCGTCAATATTCCTCCAAGCTTTCCGGAAAACTTTGAAAATAAAAATCTGGAGAAGAAATATGACCTTATTTTTGTAGGATCTGATAATCCGTTCAATATAGAAGCTATTAATTGGTTTATAGATAAAGTATTGCCTCATATTTCAAATACAATCAGCATCTGCATTATTGGAAGAGTGTGTAAGCATGTTCCTGACAGAGAAAATATTGAGAAAGTTTTTTTCGCTGATGATTTAAAAGATTATTATTCCCGAAGCAAAATAGCGATCTGTCCCATGCTAAGAGGAACGGGAATAAAAATTAAAGTAGTTGAAGCTTTATCTTTTGGACTTCCCGTTGTAGGAACAGAAAAGGCAATTGATGGTTTCTCCCGTAAAACAGGAAACGGCTGCTTGGCAACCGATGACGAAAAAATCTTTGCAGATATGATCAAAAATCTTTTGAATAATCCATCTGATTATGAAAAACAAAAACAGGAAGGCATAGATTTTTTCAAGAATAATTTTTCAGAAAAAAAATCTATCGAACTTTGGAGGAGCGCTTTAATTTTTTAG
- a CDS encoding polysaccharide deacetylase family protein — protein MLTNAVKGLLGLSKKKIVRILMYHQVLPKELAPKDNLIVTTENLEEQLIYIKNNFTTLFVKDVQKESNTPNKIILTFDDGYHNNLEYLIPLLEKYQLKATIFIPTEYIQKGIHSAERKFMSFDEIRNLNSELIEIALHSHSHKNYAEMPVEEAREDLKKNIKILEENSIKFSNVLAYPYGKFPREKNKKRVFFKMLEESGITAAIRIGNEIESYPWKNKFEIKRIDIKYGDNINTFKWKLRLGKLKL, from the coding sequence ATGTTAACAAACGCTGTAAAAGGATTATTAGGCTTATCTAAGAAAAAAATCGTTCGTATTCTGATGTATCATCAGGTATTACCTAAGGAATTGGCTCCTAAAGATAACCTCATTGTAACCACAGAAAATTTAGAAGAGCAGCTCATTTATATAAAAAACAACTTCACCACTTTATTTGTTAAGGATGTTCAAAAAGAAAGCAATACTCCAAACAAGATCATTCTGACGTTTGATGACGGTTATCATAACAATCTTGAATATCTGATTCCCTTATTGGAAAAATACCAGTTAAAAGCAACCATTTTCATTCCTACGGAGTATATTCAAAAGGGAATACACTCTGCTGAAAGAAAATTTATGAGTTTTGATGAAATCAGAAACTTAAATTCAGAACTTATTGAGATTGCCCTTCACAGTCATTCTCATAAAAATTACGCCGAAATGCCGGTTGAAGAAGCCAGGGAAGATCTCAAAAAAAACATAAAAATTCTTGAAGAAAACTCCATTAAATTTTCTAATGTATTAGCCTACCCATACGGGAAGTTCCCGAGAGAGAAAAATAAAAAAAGAGTTTTCTTTAAAATGCTTGAAGAATCGGGAATCACTGCAGCCATAAGAATCGGAAACGAAATAGAGTCTTATCCGTGGAAGAATAAATTTGAAATCAAACGTATCGATATCAAATACGGGGACAACATCAATACATTCAAATGGAAGCTTAGACTGGGAAAACTAAAACTTTAG
- a CDS encoding glycosyltransferase family 1 protein — MKKNVLIDVERLKYPKSGIANVCLSLIKGLDQKIPAFNYTFYGPKANIPTTKSRFTIINWKFWQKKIPVSIASYALIHTTHQLSEYFHQIKKDQKKVVTLHDLNFLHDKSSQRKMEKSRCLVQKNIGNADVIVCISEFVKNDFIKNKHLFQLKDNVKIEVVYNGLMFPEKENFAASKNYSFINEKFILNIGVLFPKKNQNVLLDLISKNDRHLVLITSSAKSEYKEKFLEKIKILGLAERVHILENVENEEKYFLLQHCESYCHPSLAEGFGIPPVEAMYFGKPVFLSKYTSLPEIGADIAFYFEDFSAENMNEVYLKGISKFNEDKAAFQTKLKERALEFSYLKMAESYENIYKELLI; from the coding sequence ATGAAAAAAAATGTTCTGATAGATGTTGAACGATTAAAATATCCAAAATCTGGAATTGCAAACGTTTGTTTATCACTGATAAAAGGATTGGATCAAAAAATACCTGCGTTTAACTATACATTTTACGGGCCAAAAGCGAATATTCCTACCACGAAATCCAGATTTACTATTATAAACTGGAAATTCTGGCAAAAAAAAATTCCTGTATCCATCGCATCTTATGCACTTATTCATACAACGCATCAGCTTTCCGAATATTTTCATCAAATTAAAAAAGATCAGAAAAAAGTAGTGACATTGCATGATCTTAATTTTCTTCATGATAAAAGTTCGCAAAGAAAAATGGAAAAAAGCAGATGTCTTGTACAAAAGAATATTGGTAATGCTGATGTTATTGTTTGTATTTCAGAATTTGTAAAAAATGATTTTATAAAGAATAAACATTTATTTCAACTAAAAGATAATGTAAAAATAGAAGTGGTTTACAATGGTCTAATGTTTCCGGAAAAAGAAAACTTTGCAGCCTCCAAAAACTATTCTTTTATTAATGAGAAGTTTATCCTGAATATCGGAGTTCTTTTTCCTAAAAAAAATCAGAATGTATTATTGGATCTAATTTCTAAGAATGATAGACATCTGGTTCTGATTACAAGCTCTGCAAAATCTGAGTACAAAGAAAAATTTCTTGAAAAAATTAAAATATTGGGACTAGCCGAACGGGTACATATTTTAGAAAATGTAGAGAATGAAGAGAAATATTTTTTATTGCAGCACTGTGAATCCTATTGCCATCCTTCATTAGCCGAAGGTTTCGGAATTCCTCCTGTTGAAGCCATGTATTTCGGAAAGCCTGTTTTTCTTAGTAAGTATACGAGTCTTCCCGAAATTGGAGCTGATATAGCTTTTTATTTTGAAGATTTTTCTGCAGAAAATATGAATGAAGTTTACCTGAAAGGAATTTCAAAATTTAATGAGGATAAAGCTGCATTTCAAACCAAACTAAAGGAAAGAGCTTTAGAATTCAGCTATCTTAAAATGGCTGAATCGTATGAAAATATATATAAGGAATTGTTGATCTAA
- a CDS encoding glycosyltransferase family 2 protein: protein MTKISVALCTYNGEKFLRQQIDSILNQTLHVEEIVVCDDCSTDKTFQILKEYQEKFPKIFRIYSNEKNLRSVKNFEKALSLCTGEIIFLSDQDDVWENNKVEAFNAFFALNKQTDVLCSNGYLINENNERQDFHTVWDVPEFLKADKQEIDYFKIFATIGNFATGAAMAMRKSFLPQVLPFPNIDGLHHDEWIALISSEQKKFAFLNEKLFSYRIHNEQQVGGISYPKNDTSKEKLIHKFDYDKKARTFRDFKLKFRTLNDKERKFRSFLEKNKDAKVKRFVENVQNERQVLEQNLKSENILFFLFFKYFYR, encoded by the coding sequence ATGACAAAAATATCTGTCGCACTCTGTACCTATAATGGCGAAAAATTTCTTCGTCAGCAAATAGATTCTATTTTAAATCAAACGCTTCACGTAGAAGAAATTGTTGTGTGCGACGATTGTTCAACAGATAAAACATTCCAGATCTTAAAAGAATATCAAGAGAAATTCCCGAAAATATTCAGAATTTATAGTAATGAAAAAAATTTACGCAGTGTAAAGAATTTTGAAAAAGCACTTTCACTGTGTACCGGAGAAATTATTTTCTTAAGCGATCAGGATGATGTTTGGGAAAATAATAAAGTGGAAGCTTTTAATGCATTTTTCGCTTTAAATAAGCAAACGGATGTTCTTTGCTCAAACGGATACCTAATTAATGAAAACAATGAAAGACAAGATTTTCACACTGTTTGGGACGTTCCGGAATTTTTAAAAGCAGATAAACAAGAAATCGATTATTTCAAGATTTTTGCAACAATCGGAAATTTTGCAACGGGAGCAGCAATGGCCATGAGAAAATCTTTTTTACCTCAGGTTCTGCCCTTCCCAAATATTGATGGACTTCATCATGACGAATGGATCGCATTGATCTCATCTGAACAAAAAAAGTTCGCCTTTTTAAATGAAAAGCTATTCTCTTATCGCATTCACAATGAACAACAGGTGGGAGGAATATCTTATCCAAAAAATGACACTTCGAAAGAAAAACTTATCCATAAATTTGATTACGACAAAAAGGCCAGAACGTTCAGGGATTTTAAATTAAAATTCAGAACCCTCAATGATAAGGAAAGAAAATTCAGAAGTTTTCTGGAGAAAAACAAGGATGCGAAAGTAAAGCGATTTGTAGAAAATGTTCAAAATGAAAGACAGGTTCTGGAACAAAACCTAAAATCTGAAAACATCTTATTTTTCCTCTTTTTTAAATACTTTTACCGATGA
- a CDS encoding glycosyltransferase family A protein, producing MNEKISVVIPYYKGEEYILETLKSVYDQTYQDFEIIIVNDGSDHAVLNSIESNGAFKNVKIIHQENQGQSSARNNGVKHASGKYILFLDCDDIIEKTFLEKTIHILQNKPEIRICYTKGKFFEKTDKEWVLQPFNTFDFLIENCIPITALIYKEDFEKVGGFDTHLNYYEDWDFWIYLIEKGAKVYKIEEFLFFYRIRNTTNSLTNTSIDNSSKLSDNFFEIYKKHYTFYKKNGLDFHSIMSLIRENKKYKAKYYNEWYRKLIYKLFKPKKYQKIYKN from the coding sequence ATGAATGAAAAAATTTCTGTTGTTATTCCCTATTACAAAGGAGAAGAGTACATCCTTGAGACCTTAAAAAGTGTTTATGATCAAACTTATCAGGATTTTGAAATCATCATTGTAAACGATGGTTCTGATCATGCTGTATTAAACTCGATTGAAAGCAATGGAGCTTTTAAAAATGTAAAAATCATTCATCAGGAAAACCAGGGACAGTCTTCCGCCAGAAATAACGGAGTGAAGCATGCTTCAGGAAAATATATTCTTTTTTTGGATTGTGATGATATTATTGAAAAAACTTTTCTTGAAAAAACAATACATATTCTTCAAAACAAACCCGAGATCAGAATCTGCTATACCAAAGGGAAATTCTTTGAAAAAACAGATAAGGAATGGGTTCTTCAGCCATTCAACACATTTGATTTTTTAATTGAAAACTGTATTCCTATTACTGCCCTTATTTATAAAGAGGATTTTGAAAAAGTCGGTGGATTTGATACCCATTTGAATTATTACGAAGACTGGGATTTCTGGATCTATTTAATTGAAAAAGGAGCAAAAGTCTATAAGATTGAAGAGTTTTTGTTCTTTTACAGAATCAGAAATACCACCAATTCCTTAACAAACACAAGCATTGACAACAGCTCGAAGCTTTCTGATAATTTTTTTGAAATTTATAAGAAGCATTATACTTTTTACAAAAAGAACGGACTCGATTTTCATTCGATCATGAGCCTCATCCGTGAAAATAAAAAGTATAAAGCCAAATATTATAATGAATGGTACAGAAAGCTTATATATAAACTTTTCAAACCAAAAAAATACCAGAAGATTTATAAGAATTAA
- a CDS encoding glycosyltransferase, which translates to MGIKRFFKNKIKDRNFIRNKRKLKINNFELKFFENYSFNFEISKSPEVSIVIFFSDSIRQTLNCLYTVDQYDKNISKEIIIVDNENSENTVKFLEGIPGLTIINSDKNLGFVENINKGIKSAKAEYIYLLNSNVEVQENYLSHLLEIFKTKENAGAVGSKIVSRDNTLQEAGCLILKKSEIVNIGKGEAIDTPQYDYLRKADCSSGNSLLFSRLNAEGNINLLDEAFLSVDSGVADLCLRLKNEQKLDTYYQPLSEIVHVENISNIEKEFFAKDKITFLEKWDNNFTNEIKKPNFLFLEENMPKPDQDSGSRRFLEIVKILQKNGHRIILAVKHFDELTDRSYVKFFRSIGVQVCMDYVTPKDKIVKVVNQIEGAIHSVDIIWIFRPIGFDYWYSQIKNKISGKKIVYDMVDLHYLRMERENNYIDVITKEREKEIEFFKEKEYFGMNTSDAVLSISDEEKNTVSKNGVKYDKIFTVSNIHKPVNATNAVEFLQREGILFIGGYNHLPNIDAVKFLHENIMPLVWQKNHNIKVFVLGPDFPEDLKQRYHSDKFQILGYQKSVDYWFENSRIFVAPLRYGAGVKGKIGQALEFKLPVVTTEIGAEGMSLEDRKTALISDENPQNFADKILELYNDENLWQTLHENSLQPLSKFSIETQEENIKKMIEYLGFKD; encoded by the coding sequence ATGGGAATTAAAAGGTTTTTTAAAAATAAAATCAAGGACCGAAATTTTATTAGAAATAAAAGAAAGCTTAAGATTAATAATTTTGAATTAAAATTTTTTGAAAACTATTCTTTTAATTTTGAAATTTCCAAAAGCCCTGAAGTTTCCATTGTCATTTTTTTCTCAGATTCAATCAGACAAACGTTAAATTGCCTTTACACAGTCGATCAATATGATAAAAATATTTCTAAAGAAATTATTATTGTCGATAATGAAAATTCGGAAAATACAGTAAAATTTTTAGAAGGAATTCCTGGATTGACAATTATTAATAGTGACAAAAATTTAGGTTTTGTAGAGAATATCAATAAAGGGATAAAGTCTGCAAAAGCTGAATATATTTATTTGTTGAATAGCAATGTTGAGGTTCAGGAGAATTATTTGTCTCATCTCTTAGAGATTTTTAAAACAAAAGAAAATGCGGGAGCTGTAGGGTCAAAAATTGTTTCGCGAGATAATACATTACAAGAAGCTGGATGCCTTATTTTAAAAAAATCAGAAATTGTAAATATTGGCAAAGGTGAGGCTATTGACACTCCTCAATATGATTATCTGAGAAAAGCAGACTGCTCCTCAGGAAACAGTTTATTATTTAGCAGATTAAATGCGGAAGGAAATATTAATCTTCTGGATGAAGCGTTCTTATCTGTTGATTCAGGAGTTGCAGATTTATGCCTTAGACTAAAAAATGAACAAAAACTAGATACCTATTATCAGCCTCTTTCAGAAATTGTTCATGTTGAAAATATTTCGAATATAGAAAAAGAATTTTTTGCAAAAGATAAGATAACTTTTCTGGAAAAATGGGATAATAACTTTACCAATGAAATCAAAAAGCCTAATTTCCTTTTTCTGGAAGAAAATATGCCAAAGCCAGATCAGGATTCAGGATCGAGAAGGTTTTTGGAAATTGTAAAAATTCTTCAGAAAAATGGACACAGAATTATTTTGGCAGTAAAACATTTTGACGAATTAACCGACCGTTCTTATGTGAAGTTTTTCAGATCAATCGGAGTACAGGTTTGTATGGATTATGTTACTCCAAAAGATAAGATCGTAAAAGTTGTTAATCAAATTGAAGGAGCAATTCATTCTGTTGATATCATTTGGATTTTCCGTCCTATCGGTTTTGATTATTGGTACAGTCAAATCAAAAATAAAATTTCTGGGAAGAAAATTGTGTACGATATGGTTGATCTTCATTACCTTAGAATGGAAAGAGAGAACAATTATATTGATGTAATCACAAAAGAAAGAGAAAAGGAAATTGAATTCTTTAAAGAAAAAGAATATTTCGGAATGAATACTTCTGATGCGGTTCTTTCCATAAGCGACGAAGAAAAAAATACGGTTTCTAAAAACGGAGTGAAATATGATAAAATTTTCACGGTAAGCAATATTCACAAGCCTGTAAATGCTACTAATGCTGTAGAGTTTTTACAAAGGGAAGGTATACTTTTCATTGGCGGATATAATCATTTACCCAATATTGATGCGGTGAAATTTTTGCATGAAAACATTATGCCTTTGGTTTGGCAAAAGAATCACAATATTAAGGTATTCGTTTTAGGCCCTGATTTTCCTGAAGATTTAAAACAACGGTACCATTCCGATAAATTTCAGATTTTAGGATATCAAAAATCAGTTGATTACTGGTTTGAAAATTCCAGGATTTTTGTAGCACCACTTCGTTATGGCGCAGGAGTGAAAGGAAAGATCGGACAGGCTCTGGAATTTAAATTACCGGTAGTTACTACGGAAATAGGAGCGGAAGGCATGAGTTTGGAAGACAGAAAAACAGCTTTGATCTCTGATGAAAATCCACAGAATTTTGCGGATAAAATTCTGGAGCTGTATAATGATGAAAATCTTTGGCAGACTCTGCATGAAAACAGCTTACAGCCATTATCAAAATTCTCTATAGAAACTCAGGAGGAAAATATAAAGAAAATGATTGAATATCTTGGGTTTAAAGATTAA
- a CDS encoding glycosyltransferase family 2 protein, with translation MKLSVAFITFNEDRIIEKNLNSIHDLADEIIVVDSFSTDRTVEICKKFPKVKFVQKKFEGFGKQKNYAISLCSGDWILFLDADEIPDQQAQQSIKKIAEAETSPFNVYEIAFNNIFLGKALKYGGWGNTKRERLFKRNVGKYSEDIVHECFITSEKKGKIEGKINHYTYKDIYHHIEKSNKYTSMMAEKMYANGKRSNALKIVFKPIFQFIKSYIIRLGFLDGLVGYYAAATAAFYTFLKYKKLHEISKFGKAC, from the coding sequence ATGAAGCTATCCGTAGCATTTATTACATTCAATGAGGATCGAATTATTGAAAAGAACCTCAATTCAATTCATGATCTTGCTGACGAGATCATTGTGGTTGATAGTTTCTCGACAGACCGTACTGTAGAAATCTGCAAAAAGTTTCCAAAAGTGAAATTTGTACAGAAAAAGTTTGAAGGGTTCGGAAAACAAAAGAACTATGCCATAAGTCTTTGCAGTGGAGATTGGATTCTTTTTTTAGATGCGGATGAAATTCCTGACCAACAGGCGCAGCAATCGATAAAAAAAATTGCCGAAGCAGAAACATCCCCATTCAATGTCTATGAAATAGCTTTTAATAATATTTTCTTGGGAAAAGCCTTAAAATATGGAGGCTGGGGAAATACAAAAAGGGAAAGACTCTTCAAAAGAAATGTTGGAAAATATTCTGAAGATATCGTTCACGAATGTTTTATAACTTCAGAAAAAAAAGGCAAAATAGAGGGTAAAATAAACCATTATACTTACAAGGATATTTATCACCATATCGAAAAATCTAATAAATACACTTCGATGATGGCTGAAAAAATGTATGCAAATGGAAAGAGATCAAATGCACTTAAGATCGTTTTTAAACCGATATTTCAATTTATCAAGTCCTACATTATCCGATTGGGTTTTTTAGATGGCCTGGTTGGATATTATGCAGCAGCAACAGCCGCTTTCTACACATTTTTAAAATATAAAAAACTTCACGAAATTTCTAAATTCGGCAAAGCATGTTAA